The Blastomonas sp. SL216 DNA window TTTCCGCTTCCTCCGCATGGCTGTGATCACCGCTGATTGCTACGAACACCAAACAGGGTTGCTTGGCGGCAAATGCCATGTCGATCCCGCCGACACAGTGGATGGGTGGAGCGATTTCCCAGGAATCTTCTACCTTGCCCTGCTCGATCTCATCCCAAGCCTCCATCCGATTGCCCGGCGTCTTGCGCTTAAGGACCGTTCTGACCTTCGCGTAACCGTCGTCTCCGTTGCCAAGCATAAACAGAAAAATGTCGCTGTGGGCCTGTTCATTCTCACTCATCACTCACTCCTCCAACCGCTTGCGAAAATTCACGAGGTTTGATCGCCAATCCGCACGTTCCGGATCGAGCCGCGTCAGCTCCCGTGCGATTCCCAAAGCCCTGAAGAGCATCGCGCGCCTAATCGGCGGCGCTTCGAAAGACGCGAGGTAACCATAGATCTCCATCTGCTGCGACCGGATCTTGCGATTATTTGGGTTCTCGGAGGCAAGCTGGTCCGCCAGCCTCAATGCCTGACGCCGAACGCTGCTAGCATCTTCGCGCCGTCCGGCCTGCTCCAGCGCGACGCTCTGCCACATCAGGTTGAAGACCAGATCATAAGGCGCGCGCGAGGCAACCTCGTCATTGCCAGCCAACCGCTCGCCGAGTTCGACCGCAATCCGGCACTTTTCGAGCGTTGCGTCGTCGACCGCTTTGGCTAGAGCGTCGATAGCGCACAGGTTGCCAGCGACCAGGGCCGTGGTGCGCCGCCATTCGGGATTGCGACTTCTCCACGCCCGAACGCCGGATAGCAGCCCCCAACTCTGGCGAAGCTCTGCCTCGGCCTGTGCACCATTCCCCTCGGCTTGGGACAGAATTGCTAGACGATTGAGGCTTAGAGCATGATCGAACCGGCGCTCCGGATCGCCTGGCGCTGCGTCCAGCAGGCTCAGCGTTGCACGCGCCCGTTCGCTGAGATTGCGCCGCGCCAAGGCATAGTTTTTGCGGAATATGGCATCCTCGCCGAGCCTGCCCACCACCCGCGCACGCCGTTCAAGGCTGTCGGGCGAGAGCGCAGTCAGATTCTGCTGCCCTTCGTAATAGGCAAGCGCGCGCTGGTTCACGCGAGTCATCACGGCGACTCCCGCCGCGCCATCGAGATCTTCGCGCAGATCCGTCAGCATATATTCGATCAGCCCTTCGGCCGCAGCCTGCTGGCGTTGCGCTTCGCCGCGCGCTTGAAGGGCGATTACTGTCATCACCGCCATCATTAAGGCAATTGCGCAGGCCAGCCCCGTGACGGCCATCACGCGCCGTATCTGCCTTTGGCTGTCGCGCTGCACCAGCGCATCGAGCGGTACGTCCATGACGCCGGCCACCACCTTGAGGAAGCCGAGGCGATAGCCGTCGCCTTCCTTGCGCAGGTCAGCCGCCAGGGGTTCGCCGCCATGATGGAGGGCCGCGGGGAAGGCGTCCTCAGGCTCGCCGCAAAGCAGCGCCGCCAGGATCGGGCGATCGGGATGCAGTTCCCGGAACAGCGCGATTTCGCGCGCCACCCAGCGCGAGACCCCGGCATCGGGCGAGCACAGCACGATCAGCGCCTGCGAGGCTGCGAGCGCCTTGCGCACGCTGGCCGATAGGTCGGTTGCGGCGGGGAAGTCCTCACGATCGCGAAAGATCGCTCCGATCCGGCCATCGTCCCCCGCCGGGCGCATGTGACGCGGCAGGCGATAGCTTTCCAATTTGCGGTGCAGCCGTTGGGCCGCGGTGATATCCGCGTGGCTATAGCTCAGAAATGCCCGAAAGGACGGCGTAGCCGCGCTCCTCCCGTCGCTTGCCTCCACGCATCTGCCCCCCAAGCGCGACGACAAACCCAATGTCATCGAGTGACCATGAATGCTAACTCATCTGAGTCCTTAATGCTACATGCGTGGCGACACGTTAGGCTTCAAGATCGCTTCGATCGATGACCGTCTCGGCGACGGCCAACGTAGCCCGGACGACGCCATTTAAAGGGCAAATGATGAGGAGGGCTACGAGGATGGTATCCAAAGCGATGCCATCGCGCGAGCGGCAGCTTTCGGGATGTCCGCTTTTGGGATTGGCTGTTCACCCGGCCAATGGCCGAAATTAGGGCGCAAAGCGGACATCATCAATCCAAACTTGCACATGAGGTAGCTTGTCAAATCAGGCTGTACTGGTCGCCGCTGCCAGTTTTTCAATCCGCGCAGAACATATGGCATGCACAGCACGGCCCAGTTCCTCGACGCACCCGCCGAGCCAGAGCAGCTCTTCTTCGGTGATACGATAATGCTTCGAGTAGCGCGCCTTCACATAGGCCTCTTTGAGCTTCTCGAACCGGGCGCGGTCGATGCGCGTGTCGCGGGGCCAAGCATCGACCAAACGCATATCGATACGCTCGGCCTGGGCACGAAGGAAACCGAGATTATGCACGTGCGGCGTGTAGAAAGTGCAGACCAGCAGCACGCAATGGTAAAGGCCTTCAGAGGTCTGGTGCAGGTCAAACGCCGCCTGCTTGTGGTACCCCTTGCCGATCAGAAACTGCGCGCTCTCGAACCGCTTCATTGAGTTCGGAAACCACTCGTCAAAATACTCCTGCGCCATCGCCAGCGCCTGCTCGGGCGTCTTGGGCTTGGGTGTGTGAAGTTCCCGCTCATCCGCCTCGTGCAAGGCTATGCCGTCCCTTGCCACGTCCATGAAGAAATAGCGGCCATGCGCCAGCCCGTCGTTCACCTCCTGTAGCGTGTGAACGATGAAGTTGACCGGCGTGTGCAGCGTCCGGTCGATGGCCAGCTCGCGGATAAGCCGGTCCTCAAGCTTCAGCCAGTAATCGACCCGCTCGGTGAGCCGCTTGTCGTTGACGATGATCAGCAGATCGAAGTCGGAGCGATAGCCCTTGGCGGTGTGCGGCTCATCGACCCAGCCACCGCGCGCATAGCTGCCATAGAGGATCAGCTTCTCGATCCGGCCCTTCTTCTTCCATTTGTTCGTGGCGAGCGCGAGCGCGTCTTCGAACTCCTCGAAGATGATCTGCTTCACGCGCTCAAGCTCGCGCTGCTTGTTGGCAGGAAGATGATCGAGATCGGTTCGCATGGTCGTATCCCTTGTGAAAGGCCGAAGGGTTGAAGGCAAGAAAAGTCGCGCCCGGATCGGGGCCATCAGGATGGCGGCGACACCCTGAAATCCCAGACCGGGATGTTGAAGGCGCGGGCCTTGTCGACGAGATTGTCCTGGATGCCGGTGCCGGAGAAGACAACCAGCCCGACCGGCATGGCCTCGATCATCCGGTCGTTGCGCTTGAAGGGCGCTGCCTTTTTGTGGCGGTTCCAGTCGGGCCGGAAGGCGACCTGGGGCACGCCGCGGGTTTCGGCCCAGCAGGCAGCGGCGCGTTCGGCGCCGGTGGGTGTGGCGCCATGGAGCAGGACCATGTCGGGATGCCGGGCATGGATCCGATCGAGCGCCGTCCAGATGTGCAGGTGATCGTTGCATGACGGACCGCCGCTGAACGCAACCCGGGTGCCGGCAGGCAGCAGTGCATTTGCCTTGTCGCGCAGGCGCTTGTCGAGGAAATCGCGGCTGTCGATCATCGATGCGGTGAGCGTCCGATGGTTGATACGAGAGCCGGTGCGCGGGGTCCAGGCCTTGCGCATATGGGTGCGGAACTGGCCGGCGGCCGCATCGCGGAAAAATTCCATGGTATCGCGCCGCTCGATCAGGGTGATGCCTTCGGCGATCGTGCGTTCGAGTTCGACCGAGCGGACCTCGCTTCCGTCCTGTTCGCGCTGCCGGGTGCGCTGGTCCTGTTCGTTGCGATCGAGTTCGATCTCGACGCGTTCGGCGGCGCGGTGGAAGATATTGACGAGATTCCAGAGCAGGTTTTCGAGGTCCGGCTCGATCCTTGTGTCGGCAAGGCTTGCAATGAGCCCATCGAACATGTCGGCAACGGCACCTGTTGCCAGCCTTTCGTCGGGAAGCGGCCGTGGATCGGGTTCGTCCTCGAAGGGCCGATAGCCATAGAGCTGCATTTCCTGGAGCAGGAGTGCGCTCGGTCCGGTCTCGCCATCATCATGGCCGTTGATGTCGGTATCGTATGTCATGTGAATATTCCTCGGATGCAGGCAGGTCCGCGCCTCTCGCGGCCTTCGCAGCGACTGCCAGCGCCGCGCGGGGCGGGCCTGCACCTCGCGCGCAGCGCGCAGGCCGGAGCGAAGCGGAGGATGGCGGGACCCGGGGCTATTTTGCCTCGCGATGCAAAGGGGCGAACGCCCCGGCGGAAAATAGCGCCGGGACCGCCATTGCCTGCCCGCACCTCGCGGCGCAGTCGCCTCCGGGCGAAGGCCAGGGGCGCAACGCCCCTGCATGCGGGTTTGAGACCGGCACGATGATGGCACGGCCAGGAAGATGACGGCCTGCCGGCAAGCGTGGCTAGCCAGCCCCCAGGAACCGCACGGCATCGCAAGGTCTGAGCTGAGATCTCAACCGCGCCGACAAGCAACAGACGCCCTGAGCCACCAGGTCGCTGTTGAAATCGTCGCGCTCTGCCCGCAGCGCCACCGTCTCGACGCCACGGCCCATTGCACGCTCGGAAAGCCGGACGAACGCGCCCTCGCCTGCCGGGTCGTTGTCGCATGCGACATAGAGGCGCTTCAGCGCTTGCGGGAATTCGAGAGCGGCAAGATGCGCGGCCGAAAGCGCAGCGATCAGCGGCATGGCCGGCATCGCCTGACGCAGCGAGAGCATGGTCTCGATCCCCTCGCCGGCTGCCATGACCTCGCCTGCGCTGCCGAACCTGACGCCGGATCCGAGCAGACGTCCCATCGCCCGCCTCGGGGGCTTCACAGGCGCCTTGGCCAGGCCGCCCGGATCGAGCCAGGTGCGATGCACTCCGGTCAGACTTCCTTCCGCATCGGTAACGGCCGCAATCAGCGCGGGCCAGCCTGTCTGTATCCCCGGCAGATCGTCTGCGCCCGGCCTGTAGAAGCAGCGGGGATGAAAACGCAACGCAGCGCAGCCTGCGGTTGCGGTGATTCCGCGTGCCGCAAGATAGGTTGCGGCAAGCGTCGCATCGATTGGCCGGGACGCTGCCCAGAGCCGCTGTGCCGCGATCAGAGAGCTCTGGCCCAATCTGGATCGCGTCGGCCTTCCCAGCGATATCGCCGGTTCTGCAGGCAGGCTGAGGAACCGTCTTGCCTCGGCCAGCGTGTCGGCCAGGCACGAATGCCCGCACACTGCTGCGATGATGTCGAGCAGGTCGCCATGCTCGCCACTCGCGGCATCGGTCCACTTTCCCGGCAATGCCCTGCCTCCGCCCCGGTCAGACAAGCGCACATAGAGACTGCGCCCGGGTTCATTGTGCACATTGCCCACGAACCAGTAATGGCCCTCGCGCTTGCCATTGGAGAGATAGCGGCGGCACACCGCCTCGGCATTGTCGGCCAGGCGGCGCGCGATATCGGATGGGGATGCGGTCATGCGGGGCTCCTTCAAGCGGCCTTGCGCTCGTGCAGTCGAACCACCGGAAACCGGTCGATCAGCCGGGCGAACACGTCGGCGCCAGCAGCCCCTGCCGGCACGTAGAGCTTCAGTTTCCACGAGACGATCTCAGGGATCAAGCCCATCGCCTTGAGCCGCTCGACGCCGAGATCGTTGAACCCGAAAAGCTCGATCCGCCATTCGTTCATCGAGCGCACGCGGCGAAGGGTCTGGCCTTCGGCGATCTCGAGCGTGGCAGCGCCTTCGCCCAGCAGGCGCCAGGCCTCGTCGGCAAAGATGCGGACACTGTCCTCGCCGGTCTCGCTCGCTGCCCAGGCAGCGGATACCTTGCGTCCGATGATCCGCTCGCCCGTATCGGTCTGGAGCCGGTAGACCCGCGCCGATTCCTGGGGAAGCCGCTTCCAGATCGGCAGCAGCAGCCCTGCCACCATATGGAGTGTCGAGGTCTCGAACGGAGCGATTTCGCCGAGTTCCGAGCTCCAGGCCGTGCAGAAGCGGGCTTCATCGACCGGCTTCCAGTGCGACTGCGCGAATTCCTCCTCGAGCATCCTGGTCTTCTCCAGCGGCCGCTGAAGCGCGACGCGCCGCTGGACGCCGCCCTGGTCATCGATCAGGCTGCGCGCACGCAGCTGGACGGCAGCCCTGCCCGAGCGCGTGTTCAGCAGAAGCTCGCCGCCGCGTGCCCGGGCCAGCTCGAGCGCGTCGTCGAGCGCCAGCGGCACGATCCGGTCCTTCCGCTCGATGGTCAGCAGCCGGGTTTCCGCGCCGGTGCCGGGATGCGTGTAGATAGTCCGGCGGCCGGAGACGACGAAGCTTTCGGCGCGCAGCGTCTCGAGGCCAGTCTCGAACGTCCCCGAGGCGATGGCTCCTTCGATACGCGCTGCAAGCAGGCCTTCGAAGCTCTCGAACAGGATTTCCTGCAGATCGATCGTCAGGGCGAGCATGCGGTTGAGAAAGGTCGTGATCGGCGGCAGTTCGTCCTTGAGCCCGGTATCGTCGGTCAGCACCAGCCCGGTTGCGGCCTCGAACGTCCGGAGCGAACAGCCATCGATCCTGCCCTCGGCGATCAGCCGGTAGAGCTGACGAAGTGCGTCACGCGCATGGAAGGATTCGAGATTGTCCTCGGGCCGGAACATGTTCTGGCCGCCGGTCTGACGCTGGCCGCGCGTGATCGCGCCCAGCGTGTCGAGCCTGCGCGCAATGGTCGAGATGAAGCGCTTCTGCGCCTTCACGTCGGTCGAGACCGGACGGAATAGCGGCGGCTGCTTCTGGTTCGTGCGGTTGGTGCGGCCGAAGCCCTGGATGGCGCTGTCGGCCTTCCAGCCCGGCTCGAGCAGATAATGGATGCGGCGACGCTGGTTCCTGGCTCCGAGATCGGCATGATAGGACCTGCCCGTCCCGCCCGCTTCGGAAAAGACGAGAATGCGCTTGTCATCGTCCATGAAGGCGCGCGTTTCGGCAAGGCTGGCGCTGGCGGGCCGGTTCCGGACCGCAAAGCGCAGCGCGGCCCCTTCCTGCCTGACCGGCACGATGCGCCGCGAGCGCCCGGTCACCTCGGCGACCGCATCGGCCCCGAAATGCTGGACGATCTGGTCGAGTGCGCCCGGCACGGGCGGCAGCGCGGCAAGCTTCTCGATCATCGCATCGCGGCGGCGGCAGGCCTCGCGATTGAGCACCGGATTGCCATCGGTGTCGAAGACAGGGCGCGATGCCAGATGGCCCTCGCCATCGGTAAAGGGCTCGTGGAGCTGCACCGGAAAGCTGTGCGCAAGATAGTCGAGCACATATTCGCGCGGCGTGATGTCGACCGAGACATCGTCCCAGTCCTGCGCAGGGATTTCGGCAAGCCGCCGCTCCTGCAGCGCCTCGCCGGTCGAGACGATCTGCACCACGGCAGCATGGCCTGCCTCCAGGTCGCGCTCGATCGAGGCAATGGCCGCAGGCGTCTGCATGGCGGTGATGAGATGGTTGAAGAAGCGCTGCTTGGTGCTTTCGAAGGCCGAGCGCGCCGCCGATCGGGTCTGGGGATTGAGCGTGCCATGGCCCTGGCTGGTGACGCCGGCGGACTCGAGCGCGGCTGCCAGATTGTTGTGAATGACCTGGAAGGCAGAAGCATAGCTGTCATAGATGCGGCGCTGCTCGCCGGTCAGCCTGTGTTCGAGCAGTTCGTACTCGACACCATCGAACGAGAGCGAGCGCGCGGAATACAGGCCGAGCGCCTTGAGATCGCGGGCGAGCACCTCCATCGCCGCCACACCGCCCTCCTCGATCGCAGCCACGAACTCGCTGCGCGAGGCAAAGGGAAAATCGCTTCCGCCCCAGAGCCCTAGCCGCTGGGTATAGGCTAGGTTGCGGACCGTGGTCGCGCCGGTTGCCGAGACATAGACGATGCGCGCATCGGGAAGCGCGTGCTGAAGCCTCAGGCCTGCCCTGCCCTGTTGCGATGGCTTCTGCTCGCCGCGAGCGCCCTTGTCGCCTGCTGCATTGGCCATGGCATGCGCCTCGTCGAAGACGATGACGCCATCGAAATCGGAGCCCAGCCATTCAATGATCTGTTCCAGCCGGCTCGGCTTGCCCGCGCGCGCCTGGCTGCGCAGCGTGGCATAGGTCGTGAACAGGATGCCCTGGTCGAGCCGGATGGCACTTCCCTGGCGAAAGCGCGACAGCGGCGTGACGAGCAGCCGTTCCTGGCCGAGCGCTGCCCAGTCGCGCTGGGCATCCTCGAGCAGCCGGTCGGACACGGACAGCCACACCGCGCGGCGGCGCCCCTTGAGCCAGTTGTCGAGGATGATCCCGGCCACCTGCCGACCCTTGCCGGCTCCGGTGCCGTCGCCAAGGAACCAGCCGCGCCGGAACCTCACCGCGCCTTCGGCATCGTCGCTCGCCGCCGCCAATGTGTCCCAGGTCGTATCGGTCGTCCAGGCACCTGCGAGATGTCCTGAATGGGCTTCGCCGGCATAGACGATCGATTCAAGCTGCGCGTCCGATAGCAGGCCGTCCGTCACCAGCCGTGCGGGAAGATGCGGGCGATAGAAGGGCTTCGGCGGTGCGACCGAGGCCATGGCGGCGGACTGGACCAAGGGGGTCGGGTGCGGATGTGCGCCCTCGATCGACAGCGACTGCAGCGCATAGGGCTCGTAAATCGCATCCGAAAGCCTGCCGCAGGGCGCCTGCCATTCATGCACCGCATAGGCGAGTTCATGGCTGTCCTCGGCCAGCGCAGGAATTCGGGGAGGCTGCAAGTCCTGCGTCCTTGCGTTCTTGCGCGCTGCACCAGCCGCGATGACAGGAGCTTGCGAGGCCGCCTCAGCGGCCTGCAAGCCATATTGCGGTCGTGCAGGCAGGTCGGCCTCGATCCAGGCGAGCAGCGTCGCCAGATCGGGAGCCTCGCCGCGCTCCGGCGTCCGGATGGAAGAGGCTGCGGCAGGCAGATTGTCGAACACGAGCAGCCGGGTGCGCGTCGTGGTGCCGTGCCGCGCATAGACCCGGCCCGCAATGGCTGCAGAAAAGCGCAGCGTTGCCTGTTCCTGCAGGGCCTCGAAAGCCGGTCGCCAGCCGGGCGCTTCAGGCGCACAGCCAGCGCCGACAATGGCGACCAGCCTGCCTCCGTCAGCCAGCCGGGCGAGCGCAGATGCAATGTGCCGCAGAGCTGCGCCACGCATCCTGCCATCGACATTTGCGGCAACGGAAAATGGCGGGTTCATCAGCACGATATCGGGCCGCACACCGGCGTCGAGCCGGTCATCGATCGCGGCGGCATCATGGTGCGTCACAGGCACGCCGCCGAACAGCTCTGCCAGAAATGCGGCTCGGGCAGGATCGAGCTCGTTGAGCGCGAGGCTGGCACCTGCAAGTTCTGCATGGATCGCAAGTATGCCCGTTCCTGCGGAGGGCTCGAGAACGAGATCGCCTTCGCGGATGGCAGCGGCGCGTGCGGCTGCATAGCCGAGCGGAAGCGGGGTCGAGAATTGCTGAAGCGCCTGGCTGGTCGGGGAGCGCCGCGTATGGGTGGGGATCTGCCGAGCGATCCTGTCCCAGAGCGCCAGGCATTGCGGCGGAGAACCTGCCCGCGCCATAAGCGCGCGGCCATAGGCGCGCAGCAACAGGACCTGCGCGCCTTCGCAGGCATCATAGGCCGACTTCCAGTCCCATGCCCCCGCAGCGTCGTCCGCGCCGAAGGCAGGGATCATCGCTGCGCGCAATCTTGCGGTGTCGAAGGGCTCGCCCGCGGCGAGCAGCGCCGCGATGGCCTGTGCAGCGCGATGCAGCGGTGATGCAGCAGCGATTTGGCCGGACGCGGCACCTGGTGAGGAGGATCTGGAAGCAAAAGCCATGGCGGGTTCCCTTGAGCGAGAGCGGAACAGGTTCGGAGCGAGCCGCAGCGCGGCGCTCTCTCTCCCGGCCCCGCGGCCCGCCCGGCCGCAGACCAGCTCTTCCTCCCGGCCCGGTGGTCATGACCGGTCAGGGCTGGACAGCCCGCGATGGATTCCCGGGCGCTCGGGAACTGCGACCTGGCCGTCAAACCGGCCCCGCCGGTTATGGTGGCAAGGCTGGTCCCGAGGAGCGGAAGGGCGAATGCAGGCCAGGAGCGGGGTACGAAAGGCCCCGCTCCCGTGCAGCCTGGGCCTTGCAGAGTTCAGCCGGGTGGCCGGTTCGAGTCAGGCGGACTGCCATGGAACGCCGCCCAGGCACCCGGCTTCCACTGGCGCAGGCTGCGCTCGGCCATGCACCTTTCCTGGTCGGTAAAGAGCTGAGGATAGCCTGTGGCAACCAGGGCCCAGTCGATATCCTCCTCGTACCAGCCACTCGGCAACCGGAGCGCATCGGGCATGGCGGCGTTGCGTTCGGGGTCCAGATGGAAACCGCCATGGCTGGCTGTGCTGTAGAAGATGATACCCTCGGCATAGCGCGTCGCGCGCTGCGAAGAGCCCCAGGATGTGGTCGCGCAGAGCAAAACCTCCACGCGGACAAGCGCTTGGCACTGCCGGCGATGCTCGAGACAGGAATCGACATGCGCTCTAAAGCCATCCGCATCGGCAATCCGTTCGCCAAAGCCGAAACCATCGGCCCGGCACCACTGGCCGATCGGCTTGGTCCCGGGGGCAGCCGTCACGATCCACAAGCCTTGCCCATCGCTGCATGGAACGGCGATCAGCGCAAGCTGGCCAACCCGTGCGGCCATCAGCCCATCTGCGGTCGTGCCATATTCGGCGGACAAGCTGGTCATGCTGCCCTCCTGCGAACAAGCGGACGCGGCACGATGGCCGTGTCGCTC harbors:
- a CDS encoding DUF2493 domain-containing protein; its protein translation is MTYDTDINGHDDGETGPSALLLQEMQLYGYRPFEDEPDPRPLPDERLATGAVADMFDGLIASLADTRIEPDLENLLWNLVNIFHRAAERVEIELDRNEQDQRTRQREQDGSEVRSVELERTIAEGITLIERRDTMEFFRDAAAGQFRTHMRKAWTPRTGSRINHRTLTASMIDSRDFLDKRLRDKANALLPAGTRVAFSGGPSCNDHLHIWTALDRIHARHPDMVLLHGATPTGAERAAACWAETRGVPQVAFRPDWNRHKKAAPFKRNDRMIEAMPVGLVVFSGTGIQDNLVDKARAFNIPVWDFRVSPPS
- a CDS encoding toll/interleukin-1 receptor domain-containing protein, with the translated sequence MEASDGRSAATPSFRAFLSYSHADITAAQRLHRKLESYRLPRHMRPAGDDGRIGAIFRDREDFPAATDLSASVRKALAASQALIVLCSPDAGVSRWVAREIALFRELHPDRPILAALLCGEPEDAFPAALHHGGEPLAADLRKEGDGYRLGFLKVVAGVMDVPLDALVQRDSQRQIRRVMAVTGLACAIALMMAVMTVIALQARGEAQRQQAAAEGLIEYMLTDLREDLDGAAGVAVMTRVNQRALAYYEGQQNLTALSPDSLERRARVVGRLGEDAIFRKNYALARRNLSERARATLSLLDAAPGDPERRFDHALSLNRLAILSQAEGNGAQAEAELRQSWGLLSGVRAWRSRNPEWRRTTALVAGNLCAIDALAKAVDDATLEKCRIAVELGERLAGNDEVASRAPYDLVFNLMWQSVALEQAGRREDASSVRRQALRLADQLASENPNNRKIRSQQMEIYGYLASFEAPPIRRAMLFRALGIARELTRLDPERADWRSNLVNFRKRLEE
- a CDS encoding toprim domain-containing protein, translated to MTASPSDIARRLADNAEAVCRRYLSNGKREGHYWFVGNVHNEPGRSLYVRLSDRGGGRALPGKWTDAASGEHGDLLDIIAAVCGHSCLADTLAEARRFLSLPAEPAISLGRPTRSRLGQSSLIAAQRLWAASRPIDATLAATYLAARGITATAGCAALRFHPRCFYRPGADDLPGIQTGWPALIAAVTDAEGSLTGVHRTWLDPGGLAKAPVKPPRRAMGRLLGSGVRFGSAGEVMAAGEGIETMLSLRQAMPAMPLIAALSAAHLAALEFPQALKRLYVACDNDPAGEGAFVRLSERAMGRGVETVALRAERDDFNSDLVAQGVCCLSARLRSQLRPCDAVRFLGAG
- a CDS encoding strawberry notch family protein; this encodes MIPAFGADDAAGAWDWKSAYDACEGAQVLLLRAYGRALMARAGSPPQCLALWDRIARQIPTHTRRSPTSQALQQFSTPLPLGYAAARAAAIREGDLVLEPSAGTGILAIHAELAGASLALNELDPARAAFLAELFGGVPVTHHDAAAIDDRLDAGVRPDIVLMNPPFSVAANVDGRMRGAALRHIASALARLADGGRLVAIVGAGCAPEAPGWRPAFEALQEQATLRFSAAIAGRVYARHGTTTRTRLLVFDNLPAAASSIRTPERGEAPDLATLLAWIEADLPARPQYGLQAAEAASQAPVIAAGAARKNARTQDLQPPRIPALAEDSHELAYAVHEWQAPCGRLSDAIYEPYALQSLSIEGAHPHPTPLVQSAAMASVAPPKPFYRPHLPARLVTDGLLSDAQLESIVYAGEAHSGHLAGAWTTDTTWDTLAAASDDAEGAVRFRRGWFLGDGTGAGKGRQVAGIILDNWLKGRRRAVWLSVSDRLLEDAQRDWAALGQERLLVTPLSRFRQGSAIRLDQGILFTTYATLRSQARAGKPSRLEQIIEWLGSDFDGVIVFDEAHAMANAAGDKGARGEQKPSQQGRAGLRLQHALPDARIVYVSATGATTVRNLAYTQRLGLWGGSDFPFASRSEFVAAIEEGGVAAMEVLARDLKALGLYSARSLSFDGVEYELLEHRLTGEQRRIYDSYASAFQVIHNNLAAALESAGVTSQGHGTLNPQTRSAARSAFESTKQRFFNHLITAMQTPAAIASIERDLEAGHAAVVQIVSTGEALQERRLAEIPAQDWDDVSVDITPREYVLDYLAHSFPVQLHEPFTDGEGHLASRPVFDTDGNPVLNREACRRRDAMIEKLAALPPVPGALDQIVQHFGADAVAEVTGRSRRIVPVRQEGAALRFAVRNRPASASLAETRAFMDDDKRILVFSEAGGTGRSYHADLGARNQRRRIHYLLEPGWKADSAIQGFGRTNRTNQKQPPLFRPVSTDVKAQKRFISTIARRLDTLGAITRGQRQTGGQNMFRPEDNLESFHARDALRQLYRLIAEGRIDGCSLRTFEAATGLVLTDDTGLKDELPPITTFLNRMLALTIDLQEILFESFEGLLAARIEGAIASGTFETGLETLRAESFVVSGRRTIYTHPGTGAETRLLTIERKDRIVPLALDDALELARARGGELLLNTRSGRAAVQLRARSLIDDQGGVQRRVALQRPLEKTRMLEEEFAQSHWKPVDEARFCTAWSSELGEIAPFETSTLHMVAGLLLPIWKRLPQESARVYRLQTDTGERIIGRKVSAAWAASETGEDSVRIFADEAWRLLGEGAATLEIAEGQTLRRVRSMNEWRIELFGFNDLGVERLKAMGLIPEIVSWKLKLYVPAGAAGADVFARLIDRFPVVRLHERKAA
- a CDS encoding HEPN domain-containing protein, whose translation is MRTDLDHLPANKQRELERVKQIIFEEFEDALALATNKWKKKGRIEKLILYGSYARGGWVDEPHTAKGYRSDFDLLIIVNDKRLTERVDYWLKLEDRLIRELAIDRTLHTPVNFIVHTLQEVNDGLAHGRYFFMDVARDGIALHEADERELHTPKPKTPEQALAMAQEYFDEWFPNSMKRFESAQFLIGKGYHKQAAFDLHQTSEGLYHCVLLVCTFYTPHVHNLGFLRAQAERIDMRLVDAWPRDTRIDRARFEKLKEAYVKARYSKHYRITEEELLWLGGCVEELGRAVHAICSARIEKLAAATSTA